The Cloacibacterium sp. TD35 region CATATTCTCCTCTGATGTAGATGTAAGAAGTATTAGAACCTAATGCATAAGATGCGATAATCATTCCTTCAATCAATAAATGAGGGATATGCTCCATCAAATATCTATCTTTAAAAGTTCCAGGTTCAGATTCGTCTGCATTTACAACCAAATATCTAGGCACACCTTCTGGTTTTGCTAGGAAACTCCATTTCATACCTGTAGGGAAACCAGCGCCACCACGCCCTCTAAGACCAGAAGTTTTTACTTCTTCTACAATTTGGTCTGGAGTCATTTTCAGTGCTTTTTCTACAGACTGGTAACCACCATGTTCTCTGTAAGTATCAAAGTTTCTGATACCTTCTATGTGTGCGTTTTTAAGTAAAAGTTTTTTACTCATAACTGTTATTTATTAATCAATAGCGATTTGTCCTTGTCTACAAAGGTCAAGAATTTCGTCTACTTTTTCTTTAGTTAAATTTTCGTGATAGAATTTTCCAAGTTGCATCATGGGTGCATAACCGCAAGCTCCAAGACATTCTGCAGGTTTTAGGGTAAATAAACCATCTGCAGTAGTTTCGCCTGCTTTAATGCCTAATCTTTCTTTAATGTGATTTACAATATCATCACTTCCTCTTAGCATACATGGCCCTGTAACGCAAACTTCTAAAACGTATTTTCCTACAGGCTGCATGTTAAACATGGTGTAGAAAGTAGCTACTTCATACACTTCTATTGGAGTAATTTCTAAAACACTTGCTACATAATCCATCACAGGAACGTCTAACCAACCTCCAAATTCTTTTTGTGCTAAGTGAAGCACAGGAATTAATGCAGATTTTTGTTTTCCTTCTGGATATCTTGCAATGATTTGTTTTACTTTTTCTAAAGTTTCTGGTTTAAAAGCAATTGTTTCGCTCATAATTTTATTTAGATTTCAGACACTGTATTTCAAGTGTCAGATTTTTAAATTTATAATTATTGATGTCTTATATATGGTTTCTGATATTAGACATCTCATTTTTATCCGTCTAATTCTCCAGCAATTACATTCATACTACTCATGGTAACGATTGCATCAGAAATTACAGATCCTTTAATCATTTCTGGATATGCTTGGTAGTAAATGAAACATGGTCTTCTGAAGTGTAATCTGTATGGGCTTCTACCGCCATCACTTACTAAATAGAAACCAAGTTCACCGTTTCCACCTTCTACGGAATGGTAAACTTCACCAGCAGGAACATCAGTTTCGCCCATTACGATTTTGAAGTGATAAATTAATGCTTCCATGTTGCTGTAAACCTCTGCTTTTTCTGGTAAGAAAAATTCTGGTACATCTGCATGGAAATCTCCTTCTGGTAAATTATTATATGCTTGGTTAATGATTTTTAAACTTTCCCAAATTTCTTGTTGACGAACCATGAATCTATCATAAGTATCTCCTGCAGTACCAATTGGGATAATAAAATCAAAATCTTGATAAGATGAATAAGGACTTGCCACCCTTACGTCATAATCTACACCTGCAGCTCTTAAGTTAGGACCTGCAAAACTGTAGTTTAATGCACGTTCAGCACTAATAGCACCCGCACCAATGGTTCTGTCCATAAAGATTCTGTTACGCTCTATTAAGTTGCTGAATTCTTGGAATCTTGCGGGGAATGTTTTTAAGAAGTCTTTTAATAATTCGTGGAATTTAGGAGTGAAATCTCTGTCAAAACCACCAATTCTTCCCATGTTTGT contains the following coding sequences:
- a CDS encoding NADH-quinone oxidoreductase subunit NuoE family protein, yielding MSETIAFKPETLEKVKQIIARYPEGKQKSALIPVLHLAQKEFGGWLDVPVMDYVASVLEITPIEVYEVATFYTMFNMQPVGKYVLEVCVTGPCMLRGSDDIVNHIKERLGIKAGETTADGLFTLKPAECLGACGYAPMMQLGKFYHENLTKEKVDEILDLCRQGQIAID
- a CDS encoding NADH-quinone oxidoreductase subunit D, with the translated sequence MKDNQLSNILNQYDAQEQVDGQLYTLNLGPTHPATHGIFQNVLTMDGERILHSEQTVGYIHRAFEKIAERRNFTQITTLTDRLNYCSAPINNIGWHMTVEKLLGIEMPKRVDYMRVIMMELARIADHLVCNSVIGVDTGALTGFTYVFQDREKIYDMYEQVCGARMTTNMGRIGGFDRDFTPKFHELLKDFLKTFPARFQEFSNLIERNRIFMDRTIGAGAISAERALNYSFAGPNLRAAGVDYDVRVASPYSSYQDFDFIIPIGTAGDTYDRFMVRQQEIWESLKIINQAYNNLPEGDFHADVPEFFLPEKAEVYSNMEALIYHFKIVMGETDVPAGEVYHSVEGGNGELGFYLVSDGGRSPYRLHFRRPCFIYYQAYPEMIKGSVISDAIVTMSSMNVIAGELDG